A stretch of Gammaproteobacteria bacterium DNA encodes these proteins:
- a CDS encoding DUF4398 domain-containing protein has product MNKRASLGLMGLFALLLAACASAPTQEMSDARQAVQAARSAGAQKHAPDAFQSAEALLSKAEKELSSRDYRASRKDAIAAKKEAINARNMALAIAQAKAAADEARQLGTLSQEARDVLSAAEAAAAAGDADKAVRLANQARTQAEDDARRGRKARLDAERQNQSWLDQARLLLEEARGYSDRMSGEQAAALQAAEQAYRQGRGEQARGMASELVAQLRSLPELPVVVAAEVTEYEVLRGDTLWAIAGKDDIYGDPFQWPLIYKANQDKIRDADLIYPGQVFDIERQPSLRDIDAAVNHAKTRGAWSLGVVETSDKAYLNGE; this is encoded by the coding sequence ATGAATAAACGGGCCTCCCTCGGGCTGATGGGCTTGTTTGCGCTGTTGCTGGCGGCTTGCGCTTCGGCGCCTACCCAGGAGATGAGCGATGCGCGCCAGGCGGTTCAGGCGGCACGGAGTGCCGGCGCGCAGAAACATGCACCGGATGCCTTCCAGAGCGCTGAGGCCCTGCTGTCCAAGGCGGAAAAAGAACTCTCGTCCCGAGATTACCGCGCTTCCCGCAAGGATGCCATTGCCGCCAAGAAAGAGGCCATCAACGCCCGCAATATGGCCCTGGCCATTGCCCAGGCCAAGGCTGCGGCGGATGAGGCGCGGCAGTTGGGCACCCTGTCTCAGGAGGCCCGCGATGTGCTGTCAGCGGCGGAAGCTGCGGCGGCGGCTGGCGATGCGGACAAAGCCGTGCGCCTGGCCAACCAGGCCCGGACCCAGGCAGAGGACGACGCGCGGCGGGGCCGCAAAGCCAGGCTGGATGCCGAGCGCCAGAACCAGTCCTGGCTGGATCAGGCCCGGCTGCTGCTGGAAGAAGCCCGCGGCTACAGCGACCGCATGAGCGGTGAGCAGGCCGCCGCCTTGCAGGCGGCGGAGCAGGCATATCGTCAGGGCCGGGGCGAGCAGGCTCGCGGCATGGCTTCCGAGCTGGTGGCGCAGTTGCGCAGTTTGCCCGAGTTGCCGGTGGTGGTGGCGGCGGAAGTGACGGAATACGAGGTGCTGCGTGGTGATACCCTGTGGGCCATTGCGGGCAAGGACGATATCTACGGTGACCCCTTCCAGTGGCCGCTGATCTACAAGGCGAATCAGGACAAAATCCGTGATGCTGATCTGATCTATCCCGGCCAGGTGTTTGACATCGAGCGCCAGCCTTCCCTGCGCGACATCGACGCGGCGGTGAACCATGCCAAGACCCGCGGTGCCTGGTCCCTGGGGGTAGTGGAAACGTCTGACAAAGCTTACCTGAACGGCGAGTAG
- a CDS encoding acylphosphatase, which yields MVRKKCLVSGRVQGVFFRAATQQQARSLGITGYARNLPDGRVEVLACGEAGAVEALCAWLWKGPPQARVVDVQVTDSVEPAPASFETG from the coding sequence GTGGTTCGAAAGAAATGTCTCGTCAGCGGCCGCGTGCAAGGCGTGTTTTTCCGCGCCGCGACCCAGCAACAAGCCCGGAGCCTGGGGATTACGGGTTACGCCCGCAACCTGCCAGACGGGCGGGTGGAGGTGTTGGCCTGCGGTGAGGCCGGTGCCGTGGAGGCCTTGTGTGCCTGGCTTTGGAAGGGCCCGCCCCAGGCGCGGGTGGTGGATGTGCAGGTCACCGACAGTGTGGAACCGGCCCCGGCCTCTTTTGAGACGGGTTGA
- a CDS encoding glucose-6-phosphate isomerase has protein sequence MSQLTRSPAWQALESHYENMRHVHMRELFAADGRRFEQFCVRFDDILLDYSKNIITSETLGLLLDLVRQEGVVAWRDKMFAGEKINFTEQRAVLHVALRNRSKRPILVDGEDVMPKVNGVLAQMREFCSRVQSGAWQGYSGRPLTDVVNIGIGGSDLGPVMVTEALKPYGREGLRPHFVSNVDGTHIAETLRGLDPETTLFVIASKTFTTQETLTNARTARAWFLEHVKDETAIARHFVALSTNAAEVARFGIDTANMFEFWDWVGGRYSLWGAIGLSIALNIGMDNFEDLLQGAHDMDEHFRTAPLEQNMPVILGVLGVWYNNFFGAETHAILPYDQYLHRFPAYFQQGDMESNGKRVNRSGEAVDYSTGPVIWGEPGTNGQHAFYQLIHQGTKLIPCDFIAPLWSHNPLGDHHRILLSNFFAQTEALMRGRTEAEARAELEAAGMAETDLARLLPHKVFVGNKPTNSIMFDRLDPRTLGRLVALYEHKIFVQGMLWNINSYDQWGVELGKQLAKAILPELTGGKAVCSHDSSTNGLINHYKERVAGSA, from the coding sequence ATGTCCCAGCTGACCCGATCCCCGGCCTGGCAGGCCCTTGAATCCCACTACGAGAATATGCGCCATGTGCACATGCGCGAGTTGTTCGCCGCCGATGGCCGGCGTTTCGAACAGTTCTGTGTGCGCTTTGACGATATATTGCTGGACTACTCAAAAAATATCATTACCAGCGAGACACTGGGTCTGTTGCTCGATCTTGTCCGCCAGGAGGGCGTGGTGGCCTGGCGGGATAAAATGTTCGCCGGGGAGAAGATCAACTTCACCGAGCAGCGCGCGGTTTTGCACGTGGCCTTGCGCAACCGGTCCAAGCGTCCCATTCTGGTTGACGGCGAAGACGTGATGCCCAAGGTGAACGGTGTGCTGGCGCAGATGCGCGAATTTTGCAGCCGGGTGCAAAGTGGCGCGTGGCAAGGCTACAGCGGCCGGCCGCTGACGGATGTGGTGAACATCGGCATCGGCGGTTCCGATCTGGGCCCCGTCATGGTCACAGAAGCGCTCAAGCCTTACGGCCGGGAAGGCTTGCGGCCTCATTTTGTGTCCAATGTGGACGGCACTCATATCGCTGAAACCTTGCGGGGGCTGGATCCTGAAACCACCCTGTTCGTCATCGCCTCCAAGACCTTCACCACTCAGGAAACCCTCACCAACGCCCGCACGGCCCGCGCGTGGTTTTTGGAACATGTCAAAGATGAAACGGCGATTGCCAGACACTTTGTCGCCTTGTCCACCAATGCCGCGGAGGTGGCCAGGTTTGGCATCGACACCGCAAACATGTTTGAGTTCTGGGATTGGGTTGGGGGGCGCTATTCACTCTGGGGCGCCATCGGTTTGTCCATCGCATTGAACATTGGCATGGACAATTTCGAAGATCTCCTGCAGGGCGCGCACGACATGGACGAACATTTCCGCACCGCGCCCCTGGAACAAAACATGCCCGTTATCCTTGGTGTGCTGGGGGTGTGGTACAACAACTTTTTCGGCGCTGAAACTCACGCCATCTTACCTTACGACCAATACCTGCATCGTTTCCCCGCTTACTTTCAGCAAGGGGATATGGAGAGCAATGGCAAACGGGTGAACCGTTCTGGCGAGGCGGTGGACTATTCAACCGGGCCGGTGATCTGGGGCGAACCGGGTACCAACGGTCAACACGCCTTCTACCAGCTCATCCATCAGGGGACAAAACTGATCCCCTGCGACTTCATCGCACCGCTTTGGTCCCACAATCCCCTGGGTGACCATCACCGCATCTTGTTGTCCAACTTCTTCGCCCAGACGGAGGCCCTGATGAGAGGCAGGACCGAGGCCGAAGCACGGGCCGAACTGGAAGCGGCGGGTATGGCAGAGACGGACCTTGCGCGCTTGCTGCCCCATAAAGTGTTTGTGGGCAACAAGCCCACCAACTCCATCATGTTCGACCGCCTTGATCCCCGGACTTTGGGCCGCCTGGTGGCCTTGTACGAACACAAAATCTTTGTGCAGGGTATGCTCTGGAATATCAATTCCTATGATCAATGGGGCGTGGAACTGGGCAAGCAGCTGGCCAAGGCGATCCTGCCCGAACTCACAGGCGGGAAGGCCGTCTGTTCCCACGATTCATCCACCAACGGCCTGATCAATCACTACAAAGAGCGGGTGGCCGGGTCGGCTTGA
- a CDS encoding proline--tRNA ligase: MRTSQLLLATLKETPSDAEVISHQLMLRAGMIRKLATGLYSWLPLGLRVLRKVEAIVREEMNRAGAQEVLMPVVQPAELWEESGRWDQFGPELLRFCDRHGRDFCLGPTHEEVITDLVRGEIRSYRQLPANFYQIQTKFRDEIRPRFGVMRAREFIMKDAYSFHLDKTCLQATYDTMYETYSRIFKRMGLGFRAVRADTGSIGGDCSHEFHVLADSGEDAIAFATGSDYAANVELAAALPPPGPRPAPSAGMQTVATPGRHSIGEVSAFLGVPAQRCIKTLLVQGAEEPVVALVLRGDHELNELKAEKLKAVAAPLTFASAEQVQEVAGCAPGSLGPVKLTIPVIADHSAAALADFVCGANRNGEHCTGVNWGRDLPEPETADLRKVVEGDPSPDGHGVLAIKRGIEVGHIFQLGTKYSEALHATCLDESGRQQVMTMGCYGIGVSRTVAAAIEQNHDEQGIIWPNAIAPFQVCLIPIGLHKSRRLRNAAEGLYRELLDAGIEVLLDDRKERAGVMFADMDLIGIPHRLVLGERGLDKGEVEYKARRDSDSRLIPLAGLAEFLKSQLRAAD, translated from the coding sequence ATGCGCACCTCCCAGCTATTGCTTGCCACACTCAAGGAAACCCCCAGTGACGCCGAAGTAATCAGCCACCAGCTCATGCTGCGGGCGGGAATGATCCGCAAGCTGGCCACCGGCCTGTACAGCTGGCTGCCACTGGGCCTCAGGGTGCTGCGCAAAGTGGAAGCCATCGTGCGGGAGGAAATGAACCGCGCCGGCGCCCAGGAAGTGCTGATGCCCGTGGTGCAGCCGGCGGAGCTGTGGGAAGAGTCCGGCCGCTGGGACCAGTTCGGCCCCGAGCTGCTGCGCTTTTGCGACCGCCACGGCCGCGACTTTTGTCTGGGGCCCACCCACGAGGAGGTCATCACCGACCTGGTGCGAGGCGAGATCCGCTCGTACCGCCAGCTGCCCGCCAACTTCTACCAGATCCAAACCAAGTTCCGTGATGAAATCCGGCCCCGCTTCGGCGTGATGCGGGCGCGGGAGTTCATCATGAAAGACGCCTATTCCTTTCATCTGGACAAGACCTGCCTGCAGGCCACCTACGACACCATGTATGAGACCTACAGTCGCATTTTCAAACGCATGGGCCTGGGATTTCGCGCGGTGCGCGCCGACACCGGTTCTATCGGCGGGGACTGTTCCCACGAGTTTCACGTGCTGGCTGATTCCGGCGAAGACGCCATCGCCTTCGCCACCGGCAGCGACTATGCGGCCAATGTCGAGCTGGCCGCCGCCCTGCCCCCCCCCGGCCCACGGCCCGCCCCCAGCGCCGGGATGCAGACCGTGGCCACCCCGGGCCGGCACAGCATCGGGGAAGTGAGCGCGTTTCTCGGGGTTCCCGCGCAACGCTGCATCAAAACCCTGCTGGTCCAGGGCGCGGAAGAACCGGTGGTGGCCCTGGTGTTGCGGGGCGATCACGAACTCAACGAGCTAAAAGCGGAAAAACTCAAAGCCGTGGCCGCGCCGCTCACTTTCGCCTCGGCGGAACAGGTGCAAGAAGTGGCGGGCTGCGCCCCCGGCTCACTGGGGCCGGTAAAACTCACCATTCCGGTGATCGCCGACCACAGCGCCGCCGCCCTGGCAGATTTTGTGTGCGGGGCCAACCGGAACGGCGAGCACTGCACCGGCGTCAACTGGGGCCGGGATCTGCCGGAGCCCGAGACGGCCGATCTGCGCAAAGTGGTGGAGGGCGACCCCAGCCCAGACGGTCACGGCGTGCTGGCCATCAAGCGCGGCATCGAGGTCGGACACATCTTCCAGCTCGGCACCAAATACAGCGAGGCCCTCCACGCCACCTGCCTGGACGAAAGCGGCCGCCAACAGGTGATGACCATGGGCTGCTACGGCATCGGCGTATCGCGCACCGTGGCCGCCGCCATTGAACAAAACCACGACGAGCAGGGCATCATCTGGCCCAACGCCATCGCCCCCTTTCAGGTCTGCCTGATTCCCATCGGCCTGCACAAATCCCGGCGCCTGCGGAACGCCGCGGAAGGGCTGTACCGGGAACTGCTCGATGCCGGGATTGAAGTGCTGCTGGACGACCGCAAGGAGCGGGCCGGCGTGATGTTCGCGGACATGGATCTGATCGGCATTCCCCACCGCCTAGTGCTGGGGGAACGGGGGCTGGACAAGGGCGAAGTGGAGTACAAAGCCCGCCGCGACAGCGACAGCAGACTGATTCCCCTGGCCGGTCTGGCGGAATTTCTCAAGTCGCAGTTACGCGCCGCCGACTAA
- the wrbA gene encoding NAD(P)H:quinone oxidoreductase has product MSEILVLYYSRRGNVADMAQLIARGVEEVAGMAARVRTVPGVSAVCEATAETIPATGAPYATVDDLRDCAGLALGSPTRFGNMAAPLKYFLDSTSSLWLSGTLSGKPAAVFTATSTLHGGQESTLLSMMLPLLHHGMLITGLPYSEPDLHTTRTGGTPYGASHLSGADSKLPLSEEEKRLCRALGKRLAATARALERGRRA; this is encoded by the coding sequence ATGTCGGAGATACTGGTTTTATACTACAGCCGCAGGGGGAATGTGGCGGACATGGCCCAGCTGATCGCGCGGGGCGTCGAAGAAGTGGCCGGAATGGCGGCGCGCGTGCGCACCGTGCCCGGTGTGTCGGCGGTGTGCGAGGCCACCGCGGAGACCATCCCCGCCACGGGGGCGCCCTACGCCACCGTGGATGACTTGCGCGACTGTGCCGGTCTGGCACTGGGCAGCCCCACCCGCTTCGGAAACATGGCGGCGCCCCTGAAATATTTTCTGGACAGCACCTCCAGCCTGTGGCTGTCCGGCACCTTGAGCGGCAAGCCCGCCGCCGTGTTCACCGCCACCTCCACTCTGCACGGCGGCCAGGAGAGCACCTTGCTGTCCATGATGCTTCCCCTGCTGCATCACGGCATGTTGATCACCGGCCTGCCCTACAGCGAGCCGGACCTGCATACCACCCGCACCGGGGGCACCCCTTACGGCGCCAGTCATCTGTCCGGCGCCGACAGCAAACTGCCCCTCAGCGAAGAGGAAAAACGCCTTTGCCGCGCCCTGGGCAAGCGCCTGGCGGCAACGGCACGGGCACTGGAACGAGGGCGCAGGGCATGA
- a CDS encoding lytic transglycosylase domain-containing protein — protein sequence MLFVWPSWANTSGPVTPDPALRERLLSAIEANDSFADRFDAEVWLVDMSHRLKSRVQALEERQRLLKIVHFEATRSALPPELVLAVIDVESNFDRWAISSAGAQGLMQVMPFWLAELGRPQDNLFDPLTNLRLGCTILRYYLDMEKGDLRKALARYNGSVGKNLYPERVFEALRQRWYRR from the coding sequence ATGCTCTTTGTGTGGCCTTCGTGGGCCAACACCTCCGGCCCCGTCACGCCCGACCCCGCCCTGCGCGAACGTCTGCTCAGCGCCATAGAAGCCAACGACAGCTTCGCCGACCGTTTCGACGCGGAAGTCTGGCTGGTGGACATGTCTCACCGCCTGAAAAGCCGTGTGCAGGCCCTGGAAGAACGCCAACGGCTGCTCAAAATCGTTCATTTTGAGGCCACCCGCAGTGCCCTGCCACCGGAGCTGGTGCTGGCGGTCATCGACGTGGAAAGCAATTTCGACCGATGGGCCATCTCCTCCGCCGGGGCTCAGGGACTGATGCAGGTAATGCCCTTCTGGCTGGCGGAACTCGGCCGTCCCCAGGACAATCTATTCGACCCGCTCACCAATTTGCGCCTTGGCTGCACCATACTGCGCTACTACCTGGACATGGAAAAAGGCGACCTGCGCAAGGCGCTGGCCCGTTACAACGGCAGTGTGGGAAAAAACCTGTACCCGGAGCGGGTGTTCGAGGCCTTACGCCAACGCTGGTACCGCCGCTGA
- a CDS encoding rhodanese-like domain-containing protein, translating to MTANTGHTAIAPSLKLLGMSLAGTLLLGCAGGRPTHISQHELLKAIEEGRAPAIVDVRSLREYRAGHVPGALHIPFYALPPRYEEAGLKKSEPVVVYCQHGPRAGFAKLSLKSRSYEQVLYLEGHMSAWQQSGLPVEQGPPPHR from the coding sequence ATGACCGCAAACACCGGACACACCGCCATCGCGCCATCCCTCAAACTGCTTGGAATGAGTCTGGCCGGCACCTTGCTGCTGGGCTGCGCGGGCGGCCGGCCCACCCATATTTCCCAGCATGAGCTGTTAAAAGCCATCGAGGAAGGACGGGCACCGGCCATCGTGGATGTGCGTTCCCTGCGGGAATACCGGGCCGGGCATGTGCCGGGCGCCCTGCACATCCCCTTCTACGCCTTGCCGCCCCGTTATGAAGAAGCAGGACTGAAAAAATCGGAGCCGGTGGTGGTCTACTGCCAACACGGGCCGCGGGCGGGCTTTGCCAAGCTCAGTCTGAAAAGCAGAAGTTATGAGCAGGTGCTCTATCTGGAAGGGCATATGTCGGCCTGGCAGCAAAGCGGCCTGCCCGTCGAGCAGGGCCCGCCACCCCATCGCTAA
- a CDS encoding carboxylating nicotinate-nucleotide diphosphorylase, with protein MRAFSPPPAHTIADDVDRALAEDVGAGDITAALIPTRVQGQAQVISREAAVLCGRAWFDTVFARLDPAVEVDWTLADGAAVAPGAVLCHLRGPARALLSGERSALNFVQTLSGTATAARRYAEAVAGTGVKILDTRKTLPGLRAAQKYAVRCGGCHNHRLGLYDAFLIKENHIAATGSIAAAVAAARKLKPELPVEVEVESLAELDQALAAGADIALLDNFSLDMLRQAVARARGRLKLEASGNVSLDRVRAVALTGVDYISVGAITKHLKAVDLSMGIIPGG; from the coding sequence ATGCGCGCGTTCAGCCCCCCCCCTGCTCACACCATCGCCGACGACGTCGACCGCGCTCTGGCGGAAGACGTGGGTGCCGGCGACATCACCGCCGCATTGATCCCGACCCGGGTTCAGGGACAGGCGCAGGTCATCAGCCGGGAAGCCGCGGTGCTGTGCGGGCGGGCTTGGTTCGATACCGTCTTCGCCCGGCTCGACCCCGCCGTCGAGGTTGACTGGACGCTGGCGGATGGCGCCGCGGTGGCGCCCGGTGCTGTCTTGTGCCACCTCCGCGGCCCCGCCCGGGCCCTGCTCAGTGGCGAGCGGAGCGCGCTGAATTTTGTCCAGACCCTCTCCGGCACCGCCACAGCCGCGCGCCGCTACGCCGAGGCGGTAGCCGGTACCGGCGTGAAAATACTGGATACCAGAAAAACCCTGCCCGGCCTGCGCGCTGCCCAAAAATACGCCGTACGCTGCGGCGGCTGCCACAATCACCGGCTGGGCCTGTACGACGCTTTTTTGATCAAGGAAAACCACATCGCCGCCACCGGGTCCATCGCCGCAGCGGTGGCCGCCGCCCGCAAACTCAAACCGGAATTGCCCGTGGAGGTGGAAGTCGAGTCGCTGGCCGAACTGGACCAGGCCCTGGCCGCCGGGGCCGACATTGCCCTGCTGGACAATTTCTCCCTGGACATGCTGCGCCAGGCCGTCGCCCGGGCCCGGGGCCGCCTCAAACTGGAAGCCTCCGGCAATGTGAGTCTCGACCGGGTCCGCGCCGTCGCGCTCACGGGCGTGGATTACATCTCCGTGGGCGCCATCACCAAGCACCTCAAGGCCGTGGACTTGTCCATGGGGATCATCCCCGGCGGCTGA
- a CDS encoding aspartate ammonia-lyase: protein MSHPHRIEQDSLGEFPVPEEAWYGIQTARAVENFPISGRRPDRDFVLAHVRIKRAAAVANQQGGWLDPALSEAIVAACDRILGGELLDQFVVDRFQAGAGTSHNMNSNEVIANLANVALGGQRGEYRPVHPNDHVNMGQSTNDTIPTAIRLAALAKLPGLIASVEAMADEYARLGEQERNTVKSGRTHLQDAVPTTLGREFRAYAWTLRRLTGRLRACRDPLCEIGLGGSAAGTGLNTAPGYRDNAARELARLTGEAIRPAEDLAAQMQSMTDIQHLSSVIRETALELTRISNDMRLLASGPRTGLGEILLPPVQPGSSIMPGKVNPVMFEMLNQVCFQILGQDTAMAYMTQAGQLELNVMMPAMGSALFDAMDWLGNAVRAATEKNLKGLVIDRERCTHFLHASVGLATLLNTRIGYAAAAEIAKTSEKTGRPVRDIVAERGLLSAEEFDRLVLRAARDGVV, encoded by the coding sequence ATGAGCCACCCCCACCGCATCGAACAAGACAGCCTGGGTGAATTCCCCGTGCCGGAAGAGGCCTGGTACGGTATTCAGACCGCCCGCGCAGTTGAAAACTTCCCCATCAGCGGCCGCCGGCCGGACCGGGATTTTGTGCTGGCCCACGTGCGCATCAAGCGCGCCGCCGCGGTGGCCAACCAACAAGGGGGCTGGCTGGACCCGGCCCTCAGCGAGGCCATCGTCGCCGCCTGCGACCGGATTTTGGGGGGTGAACTCCTGGATCAATTCGTGGTGGACCGCTTCCAGGCCGGAGCGGGCACCAGCCATAACATGAACAGCAACGAAGTCATCGCCAATCTGGCCAATGTGGCGCTGGGTGGACAGCGCGGCGAATACAGGCCCGTCCATCCCAATGATCACGTCAATATGGGCCAGAGCACCAACGACACCATCCCCACCGCCATCCGGCTGGCGGCCCTGGCCAAGCTGCCGGGACTCATCGCCAGCGTGGAGGCCATGGCAGACGAGTACGCCCGCCTGGGTGAACAGGAGCGGAACACGGTGAAAAGCGGCCGCACGCATTTGCAGGATGCAGTACCCACCACCTTGGGACGGGAATTCAGGGCCTACGCCTGGACTCTGCGCCGTCTCACCGGACGGCTGCGGGCCTGCCGTGACCCCTTGTGCGAAATCGGCCTGGGCGGCAGCGCCGCGGGCACGGGGCTGAACACCGCGCCCGGCTACCGCGACAATGCCGCCCGGGAACTGGCCCGCCTCACCGGGGAGGCTATCCGTCCGGCGGAAGATCTGGCGGCCCAGATGCAATCCATGACCGACATCCAACATCTCTCCTCGGTCATCCGCGAAACCGCCCTGGAACTCACCCGCATCAGCAACGACATGCGCCTGCTGGCTTCGGGACCGCGCACGGGGCTGGGGGAAATCCTGCTGCCACCGGTGCAGCCCGGCTCCAGCATCATGCCGGGCAAGGTCAACCCGGTGATGTTCGAAATGCTGAACCAAGTGTGTTTTCAGATTCTGGGGCAGGATACGGCGATGGCCTACATGACCCAGGCGGGTCAGCTGGAACTCAACGTGATGATGCCGGCCATGGGCTCGGCCTTGTTTGACGCCATGGACTGGCTGGGCAACGCCGTGCGGGCCGCCACGGAAAAAAACCTCAAGGGTCTCGTCATCGACCGGGAGCGCTGCACCCACTTTCTGCATGCCAGCGTGGGACTCGCCACTCTGCTCAACACCCGGATCGGCTATGCCGCGGCGGCGGAAATCGCCAAAACATCGGAAAAAACCGGCCGGCCGGTGCGCGACATCGTTGCGGAGCGCGGCTTGCTCAGCGCCGAGGAGTTTGACCGGCTGGTGTTGCGCGCCGCGCGGGATGGGGTGGTTTAA